One genomic segment of Kiritimatiellia bacterium includes these proteins:
- a CDS encoding DUF3387 domain-containing protein, with protein MRFFSVGTSDRLSIILQAEEFILSREQGKDRFVKESTALSKLFALAVPHEDALALTNEIAFFQSVRARLLKFEGEGDNGDKKNYESTIRQIVNQAVESTEVVDIFDAAGIKKPDISLLSEEFLQDVKEMKHKNLGIELLKKILNDEIKVRLKFNITEGKNLLDMLEASSILPTEEFSRHRLENPTQSLDPGFFRRLIVLAFGLIAGFFNHDGRGRIVPALFELARFQGQFGARNVVGIERTFGRVDVFQAQAVGIGQPFPLAGAELEIFVHPVDQIGGVQGRQSFNPARPAHVLQENFRHGLIVAENKRGFRGRGDKTQRAEIIKADVLPGAARPDMQQGVVRAGLAPE; from the coding sequence ATGCGCTTTTTCAGTGTCGGCACTTCTGATCGCCTTTCTATCATCCTTCAGGCCGAGGAATTCATACTTTCAAGAGAACAAGGCAAAGACCGGTTTGTCAAAGAGTCAACCGCGCTTTCAAAGCTTTTTGCGCTGGCCGTTCCGCATGAAGACGCACTTGCTTTGACCAATGAAATCGCCTTCTTCCAATCCGTCCGGGCACGGTTGCTCAAATTTGAAGGCGAAGGTGATAACGGCGATAAAAAGAATTATGAATCCACTATCCGGCAGATCGTGAATCAGGCGGTTGAATCAACCGAAGTTGTGGATATTTTTGATGCGGCTGGTATTAAGAAGCCGGATATTTCATTGCTCTCTGAAGAATTCCTGCAAGATGTAAAGGAGATGAAGCACAAGAACCTTGGCATTGAACTCTTGAAGAAGATTCTCAATGACGAAATCAAGGTGCGGCTGAAATTCAATATTACCGAAGGTAAAAATCTTCTGGATATGCTTGAGGCATCATCTATCTTGCCCACGGAGGAATTTTCCAGGCACCGTCTGGAAAATCCGACACAATCACTTGATCCAGGGTTTTTCCGTCGGCTTATTGTCCTTGCTTTTGGTTTGATCGCCGGATTTTTCAATCATGACGGCCGGGGGAGGATCGTCCCTGCCTTGTTTGAACTCGCGCGTTTCCAGGGGCAGTTTGGAGCGCGGAACGTCGTAGGGATTGAAAGAACGTTTGGGCGCGTTGACGTCTTCCAGGCGCAGGCCGTAGGAATCGGCCAGCCTTTTCCACTCGCGGGAGCTGAACTGGAAATATTTGTCCATCCCGTTGATCAGATCGGCGGGGTTCAGGGTCGGCAGTCTTTCAACCCGGCACGGCCAGCCCATGTCCTGCAGGAGAATTTTCGGCACGGTTTGATCGTCGCCGAAAATAAACGCGGGTTTCGGGGGAGGGGCGATAAAACGCAACGCGCGGAAATCATCAAGGCTGACGTATTGCCAGGCGCTGCCCGTCCAGACATGCAACAGGGGGTTGTCAGAGCCGGGCTTGCCCCGGAATGA
- the rsmD gene encoding 16S rRNA (guanine(966)-N(2))-methyltransferase RsmD: MSIRITGGIFRGRLLDVPPQGVRPTQDRVRAAIFSSLQNVIRGAKVLDLFAGTGAFGLEALSRGAAFACFIENDRFVMPYLRKNVRRLTGGKADEKDKAAETNRLLIVRSDAVSFLTRDPVPCIADIIFADPPYDAEGEWSKKILFHLSRRSILSPDGRVIIESGAKSPLIEAQGWDVCREKLYGETRVCIYRIHGSRVPAQDVK, translated from the coding sequence ATGTCAATTCGCATTACAGGCGGAATTTTCAGGGGACGTCTGCTTGATGTGCCCCCGCAAGGGGTGCGGCCCACGCAGGACCGCGTGCGCGCGGCCATATTCTCGTCCCTGCAAAACGTTATCCGGGGGGCAAAAGTGCTGGATCTTTTTGCCGGCACGGGCGCTTTCGGACTGGAAGCATTGAGCCGCGGCGCGGCTTTTGCGTGTTTTATTGAGAACGATCGTTTCGTTATGCCGTATTTAAGGAAAAATGTCCGCCGGCTGACAGGCGGAAAGGCGGATGAAAAGGACAAAGCCGCTGAAACAAACAGACTTCTCATAGTCCGGTCGGATGCCGTAAGTTTTCTGACGCGTGATCCGGTTCCTTGTATTGCCGATATTATCTTTGCCGATCCGCCTTATGACGCCGAAGGGGAATGGTCAAAAAAAATCTTGTTTCATCTTTCGCGGCGGTCTATTCTCTCGCCAGACGGACGTGTAATCATTGAATCCGGCGCAAAATCGCCTTTAATTGAGGCGCAAGGGTGGGATGTTTGCCGGGAAAAGCTGTACGGCGAAACACGGGTTTGCATTTATCGGATTCACGGTTCGCGCGTGCCGGCGCAGGATGTAAAATGA